CTGCCGTCCTCGCCGGTCAGCGAGGACGCCAGGTTGGGGAAGACGTCGTCCTGGTCGAAGTCCTTGTCCGCCTTCACATAGGAGTCCAGCGGGGCGAGCCAGCCGTTGTCCGAGTAGATCGGCACCTCGTACGCGCTCACGCTGGCCACGTCGTAGGTGCCGGCCTGGGTCGCGAACTCGCGGTTCATCCGCTCCCGCGTCTCGTTCTCCGGCAGCACGGTGTAGTCGACCGTGATGCCGGTCTCCGCGGTGAAGTACTTCTTGGTGAGTTTCTTGAGGGTCTGCACCTGGGGCACGTCCGTGGCGAGCACACTGAGGTCGGCCTGCTCGCCGCCGGGCGGGTCCGTGTCACCGCATCCGGCGAGGACCAGGCCTGCGACGGCCGTGGCGGCCACGGCGGCCCGGGCGAGGCGGCTGCGTTTCATGGCACTCCGGACCCTACCCATTTTCGCCATTTCTTAGGCATTCCCGGATGAAAGGCCATAGCTCAGGGGCGGCCCCGCCGGGCCGACGCGCGTCTGGAGAGCGCGTCGGCCGCGACGGCGGCCAGCAGCACCCCACCCGTGATCATGAACTGCACGGCGTCCTCCACCCCCAGCAGCCCCATGCCCGAGGCGATCGACTGGATGACCAGCACACCGAGCAGCACGGACCAGGGCGAGCCACGCCCGCCGAACAGGCTCGTACCGCCGATGACGGCCGCGGCGATCGCGTTGATCAGCAGCATCCCGGAACCGGCGGCACGGGCCGTCGTGGGGCTCGCCGAGGTCAGGCCCGAGGCCACGAACAGCCCGCCGATCGCGGCCAGCGTCCCCGACACCATGAACATCGCGACCCGTACCCGCTCCACGGCGATGCCCGCCCGCCGCGCCGCCTCGACCCCGCCGCCGAGCGCGTACACCCGCCGCCCGTAGCGGGTGCGGCGCAGCACGTAGTCCGAGACCACGAGGACCACCAGGAAGATCAGCAGCGCGAGCGGCAACCCCTGGAACCGGTTGAGCGTGTGGGCCGCGGCGAAGGTGAGCACCGCGAGGACACCGGTGCGCAGCCAGATCTCGCCCGTCGGCCGGTACGGCATCCCGGCGGCCCGGTGCCGGGCGCGCTTGCGGTGGGCGGCCAGGAAGTACCCGGCCGTGCCGAGCGCCGCCACCGCGTAGGCCACCACGTCGTCATCGAAGTGCCGGCTGGTCAGGGAGGCGACCAGGCCCTCCTCGTCGATGTTGATCGTGCCGCTCGCGCCCAGCAGGTCGAGCGTCAGGCCGTTCCAGATCAGCAGCCCCGCGAGGGTCACGACGAACGCGGGCACGCCGAGCCGGGCGAAGAAGAACCCGTGGAAGGCGCCCACCGCCATCCCCGCGGCGACCGCCACGATCACGGCGAGCCACTCCGGCATCCCGTGGTTCACGTTCAGCACGGCGAACGCGGCCCCCGCCAGGCCGCTGACCGAGCCGACCGACAGATCGATCTCCCGGATCAGCAGCACGAACACGATGCCGACGGCGACCAGACCGGTCCCGACGATGTCCACGCTGAGGTTGGACAGGTTGCGCGGCGAGAGGAACTTGTCGTCCAGCACCTGGAAGACGATCCAGATCACGATCAGCCCGGCGACCACCAGGAGCGGCCCGCGCTCGCCGTCCCGGACAGTGCCGCGCATCTCCAGGGCGTAGCCGCGCAGACTGCCGGGCCAGGCGCGGGTGCGGAGCCCGCGGCCGGGTGCCACCGGCCCCGCGCCGCCGCCCGGCCCGGCCGGTCCGCCCCGCCGTGGCCCGGCCCCGGTCACGGCCACGCCTCCTCGTCGCCCTTCGTGCGATGCGCCACGGCGTTGTCCGCCGCACCGGTGACGGAGGACATGATCTGCTCCTGCGTCACGGTGCTCACGTCGAACAGACCGTTGTTGCGGCCCAGCCGCAGCACGGCGACCCGGTCCGCGACGGCCTTGATGTCGCCCATGTTGTGACTGATGAGGATGATCGCCATACCGCGGTCGCGCACCTCCTCGATGAGGTCGAGCAGATGGCTGGTCTGCTCGACCCCCAGGGCGGCGGTGGGCTCGTCGAGCAGCAGGACCTTGGGCGCGCCCATGAGAGAGCGGGAGATCGCGACGGCCTGCCGCTGCCCGGCGGACAGCGCCGCGACCGGCACGCGCACGTCGGGGATACGGATCGACAGGGTCCGCATCAGGTCGCGGGAACGGCGCTCCATCTCCACCTCGTCGAGGATGCCCACCCGGTCGATCTCCCGGCCGAGGAAGAGATTGCCGACGACGTCCAGGTTGTCGCACATGGCGAGGTCCTGGTACACGGTCGCGATGCCCAGGGCGTGGGCGTCGTGCGGGCGTTTGATCTGCACGAGGCGCCCCTCCCACTCGATGACGCCCCGGTCGGCGGGGCTGACGCCCGAGATCACCTTGATCAGCGTGGACTTGCCGGCGCCGTTGTCGCCCGCCAGGGCCACGACCTCACCGGCCCGGACCTGGAGGTCGACGTCCACGAGCGCCTGCACGCCGCCGAACCGCTTGGAGATGCCGCGCAACGCCAGTACGGGTGGACGGGCCACGGGGGATCACCTCCCTCCCCGGGTGAGCCCGATCCGGTCGCAGGCCGACCGGAGCTTCGGGGTGCAGATCTGGTCGATCGTGTAGACGCCGTCCCGGACGAGCGTCCGCCCGATGGTCTCGGCCGTCACGGAGACCGGGTCGAGCAGCACCGCCGGGACGTCCCGGGTGGTGGGGCTGTCCACGGTCGACGTGACGAGGGCGTCGAGGTCGTTGCC
This region of Streptomyces caelestis genomic DNA includes:
- a CDS encoding sugar ABC transporter permease — encoded protein: MAVTGAGPRRGGPAGPGGGAGPVAPGRGLRTRAWPGSLRGYALEMRGTVRDGERGPLLVVAGLIVIWIVFQVLDDKFLSPRNLSNLSVDIVGTGLVAVGIVFVLLIREIDLSVGSVSGLAGAAFAVLNVNHGMPEWLAVIVAVAAGMAVGAFHGFFFARLGVPAFVVTLAGLLIWNGLTLDLLGASGTINIDEEGLVASLTSRHFDDDVVAYAVAALGTAGYFLAAHRKRARHRAAGMPYRPTGEIWLRTGVLAVLTFAAAHTLNRFQGLPLALLIFLVVLVVSDYVLRRTRYGRRVYALGGGVEAARRAGIAVERVRVAMFMVSGTLAAIGGLFVASGLTSASPTTARAAGSGMLLINAIAAAVIGGTSLFGGRGSPWSVLLGVLVIQSIASGMGLLGVEDAVQFMITGGVLLAAVAADALSRRASARRGRP
- a CDS encoding ATP-binding cassette domain-containing protein, with translation MARPPVLALRGISKRFGGVQALVDVDLQVRAGEVVALAGDNGAGKSTLIKVISGVSPADRGVIEWEGRLVQIKRPHDAHALGIATVYQDLAMCDNLDVVGNLFLGREIDRVGILDEVEMERRSRDLMRTLSIRIPDVRVPVAALSAGQRQAVAISRSLMGAPKVLLLDEPTAALGVEQTSHLLDLIEEVRDRGMAIILISHNMGDIKAVADRVAVLRLGRNNGLFDVSTVTQEQIMSSVTGAADNAVAHRTKGDEEAWP